One Capsicum annuum cultivar UCD-10X-F1 chromosome 2, UCD10Xv1.1, whole genome shotgun sequence genomic window carries:
- the LOC107859905 gene encoding fructose-bisphosphate aldolase 1, chloroplastic produces the protein MASASLLKTSPVLDKSEFVKGQSLRQPSVSVVRCHPAAPSALTIRASSYADELVKTAKTIASPGRGILAMDESNATCGKRLASIGLENTEANRQAFRTLLVSVPGLGQYISGAILFEETLYQSTVEGKKMVDVLVEQNIVPGIKVDKGLVPLAGSNNESWCQGLDGLASRSAAYYQQGARFAKWRTVVSIPNGPSALAVKEAAWGLARYAAISQDNGLVPIVEPEILLDGEHNIDRTFEVAKQVWAEVFFYLSQNNVMFEGILLKPSMVTPGAECKEKATPQQVADYTLNLLRQRIPPAVPGIMFLSGGQSEVEATLNLNAMNQSPNPWHVSFSYARALQNTCLKTWSGRPENVKAAQDALLVRAKANSLAQLGKYTGEGESDEAKKGMFVKGYTY, from the exons ATGGCATCAGCATCTCTCCTTAAAACATCTCCAGTCCTTGACAAGTCTGAGTTTGTAAAGGGGCAATCCCTCCGCCAGCCATCAGTCTCCGTTGTCCGCTGTCATCCAGCTGCTCCCTCTGCACTTACTATCCGTGCTAGCTCCTACGCTGATGAACTCGTCAAAACCGCG AAAACTATTGCATCCCCTGGTCGTGGAATTTTGGCCATGGATGAGTCCAATGCTACCTGCGGGAAGCGTTTAGCTTCAATCGGATTGGAGAATACTGAGGCTAACCGCCAGGCATTCAGGACCCTGCTAGTTTCAGTTCCTGGACTAGGACAGTACATCTCTGGTGCCATCCTCTTTGAGGAGACTCTTTATCAATCAACTGTCGAGGGAAAGAAAATGGTTGATGTGCTTGTTGAGCAGAACATTGTTCCTGGTATTAAGGTTGACAAG GGTCTTGTTCCCTTGGCTGGCTCAAACAATGAATCATGGTGCCAAGGTCTTGATGGCCTTGCCTCACGCTCTGCTGCTTACTACCAACAAGGCGCCCGGTTTGCCAAATG GCGCACTGTTGTGAGCATCCCCAATGGTCCTTCTGCACTTGCAGTGAAGGAAGCAGCCTGGGGTCTTGCTCGCTACGCTGCTATTTCTCAG GACAATGGGTTGGTACCTATCGTTGAGCCAGAGATCTTACTTGATGGTGAACACAACATTGACAGGACCTTTGAAGTCGCCAAGCAGGTGTGGGCTGAAGTTTTCTTCTACCTTTCCCAGAACAATGTCATGTTTGAAGGTATCTTGTTGAAGCCCAGCATGGTCACCCCTGGAGCTGAGTGCAAGGAGAAGGCCACCCCACAGCAAGTTGCTGACTACACCCTCAATCTCCTCCGCCAAAGAATCCCTCCTGCTGTCCCAGGGATCATG TTTTTGTCTGGCGGACAATCTGAAGTTGAGGCAACTCTTAACTTGAACGCCATGAACCAAAGTCCCAACCCATGGCACGTGTCGTTCTCATATGCCAGAGCCCTTCAGAACACATGCCTCAAGACTTGGAGTGGAAGACCAGAAAATGTGAAGGCAGCTCAGGATGCCTTGCTTGTTAGAGCAAAAGCCAACTCTCTTGCGCAGCTAGGGAAATACACCGGTGAAGGTGAGTCCGATGAGGCCAAGAAGGGAATGTTCGTAAAGGGATACACCTATTAA
- the LOC107857115 gene encoding glyoxylase I 4-like → MIMEIEEVRCEALPVLSLNHVSLLVRDVCNSVRFYEHVLGFSLVKRPSSFNFHGAWLYNYGVGIHLLENKVMEDYDAINEPRPINPKDNHISFQCSDIVLVKRKLEEMGMRYVTAVVEEDGIKVDQVFFHDPDGYMIEICNCDNLPILPISSSCPLKPHNIGTYNKIIATNYGCGFMETEMMENLSMNMLNFSF, encoded by the exons ATGATAATGGAGATTGAGGAAGTGAGGTGCGAAGCACTGCCTGTGCTTTCATTAAACCATGTGTCCTTGTTGGTGAGAGATGTCTGCAACTCTGTGCGCTTCTATGAACATGTTTTGGGCTTTTCTCTTGTTAAACGTCCTTCTTCTTTCAACTTCCATGGAGCCTG GTTGTACAACTATGGAGTGGGGATTCACCTGCTTGAGAACAAAGTTATGGAGGATTACGATGCCATCAATGAACCTCGACCCATTAATCCCAAGGATAACCACATTTCATTCCAG TGTAGTGATATTGTGCTGGTGAAGAGGAAGTTGGAAGAAATGGGAATGAGGTATGTAACTGCAGTTGTGGAGGAAGATGGAATCAAAGTGGATCAAGTGTTTTTCCATGACCCTGATGGCTACATGATTGAAATTTGTAACTGTGACAACCTTCCAATTTTACCTATCTCTTCAAGCTGCCCACTTAAGCCCCACAATATTGGCACCTATAACAAAATCATAGCTACCAATTATGGATGTGGTTTTATGGAGACTGAGATGATGGAGAACTTAAGCATGAACATGCTCAACTTTTCTTTCTAA
- the LOC107859906 gene encoding B-box zinc finger protein 19 isoform X2: MRTLCDVCESAAAILFCAADEAALCRACDEKVHMCNKLASRHVRVGLAKPNDVPHCDICENSPGGKRTHSRYLLLRQKVEFPGDKAGPTEELARKTLDPGENKREYSHSPKPMVENNHQNQRVSPVLVSDGSADGHGKKDKMIDLNVKPSRFHGHASNQE; this comes from the exons ATGCGGACACTTTGTGACGTTTGTGAGAGTGCTGCAGCCATTCTTTTCTGCGCAGCAGATGAGGCTGCTCTTTGTCGTGCCTGCGATGAAAAG GTTCATATGTGTAACAAGCTTGCTAGTAGGCATGTGAGGGTTGGACTTGCTAAGCCCAATGATGTTCCTCATTGCGACATATGTGAAAATTCACCTG GAGGTAAACGAACACACAGTAGATATCTCCTGTTGAGGCAGAAGGTTGAG TTTCCAGGAGATAAAGCAGGGCCTACAGAGGAATTAGCCAGGAAGACGTTAGATCCTggtgaaaacaagagagaataTAGTCACTCACCAAAGCCAATGGTTGAAAACAATCACCAAAATCAAAGGGTCTCTCCAGTCCTAGTTTCAGATGGGAGTGCAGACGGGCATGGCAAGAAGGACAAAATGATCGACTTGAATGTGAAGCCAAGTCGTTTTCATGGTCATGCATCTAATCAG GAGTAA
- the LOC107859906 gene encoding B-box zinc finger protein 19 isoform X1 → MRTLCDVCESAAAILFCAADEAALCRACDEKVHMCNKLASRHVRVGLAKPNDVPHCDICENSPAFFYCEVDGSSLCLQCDMMVHVGGKRTHSRYLLLRQKVEFPGDKAGPTEELARKTLDPGENKREYSHSPKPMVENNHQNQRVSPVLVSDGSADGHGKKDKMIDLNVKPSRFHGHASNQE, encoded by the exons ATGCGGACACTTTGTGACGTTTGTGAGAGTGCTGCAGCCATTCTTTTCTGCGCAGCAGATGAGGCTGCTCTTTGTCGTGCCTGCGATGAAAAG GTTCATATGTGTAACAAGCTTGCTAGTAGGCATGTGAGGGTTGGACTTGCTAAGCCCAATGATGTTCCTCATTGCGACATATGTGAAAATTCACCTG CGTTCTTTTACTGTGAGGTTGATGGAAGTTCTCTTTGTCTGCAATGTGATATGATGGTACATGTAGGAGGTAAACGAACACACAGTAGATATCTCCTGTTGAGGCAGAAGGTTGAG TTTCCAGGAGATAAAGCAGGGCCTACAGAGGAATTAGCCAGGAAGACGTTAGATCCTggtgaaaacaagagagaataTAGTCACTCACCAAAGCCAATGGTTGAAAACAATCACCAAAATCAAAGGGTCTCTCCAGTCCTAGTTTCAGATGGGAGTGCAGACGGGCATGGCAAGAAGGACAAAATGATCGACTTGAATGTGAAGCCAAGTCGTTTTCATGGTCATGCATCTAATCAG GAGTAA